The window TGCACTTAAGGGAATTGATTGGAGTTATAAGTCAGATGAAAAGGCCATGCCAAAAAGGTATGCTGTGACATTTCAATATCATTAGTCTTATTGCTCTTTGGGctttatttctatatatagttttattttcattctttaatCCGAGATTGGAATGTGATTTTATGGACACATATTCGttctctttatctttttccttGCTTTAGCTACGCTTTTTGCTTCTGTTATTGGTTCCTTTCTTTACATGTTCTTTTTGTTAAAGAACATGTAGCAAGagatttttattaaaagagCATAAGAGGGTAAAAAAATCACTTAAGAACCAGAGTAAAGACAAATGAAGGTAGCAATCAAAAAGAGCTCAGTTGGTCATTGACTGTATCTTTGTCTATTAATTTTGGTGGAAACAGCCACTAAAGTCTTGAAGCCAATTTCTGcataaatagattttttttttttttaatgattttatgaCATGCTATAAATTGCAGGGGAAGTGGCAATGCTGTTCAGATTGTTCAGAGACACCACTTTGCATCCCACTTGAAGAGAATGGCAGTTGTTGTTCGCATTCAGGAggaattttttgcttttgtgaAGGTCTGTTTTATTCGTGAACCCTGCAATTGGTATGCATGCATGTAGGGATTAGGAATGCTATTTTACTTGATGCTTGCATAATCAGGTAGCTTATAAGTAAGAAGTTATTGTGtattttatggtaaaattttgaaaattttataggtAGATACGATATTGTATATGGGAATATGCTATGATATATAACGTCaagatttttctttagaaaaagaagtttttcaaaaattccctagaatttttctgatttttgaaATACCACCTAAAAGGTTATCCTTGAGTTCTCTGGATGCTCTTTTAGGTTTTGGACTTGGGCCAACACCTCCCTAGGCATTATGAACTCAAGCTGAGGAGCCACTCCTCTAACTCCCAGTAAAACTCAATGGCTTGGTACTCTTAGTTTGTTGGAATGTCAAAATGTGACATTTCTGGTTGATTTTACAATGAAAATGTTCCTTACAATGCAAGTACCTGCATAAGCATAATTGGAAATTCTGGAATGCAAGTGGCTTGAATAGATTGATATTTGAACATCCTTTCTCCATGTAGTTTATTGATTAATTTCAATCTGTGTAAAAGCTTAGAAATCAAAATACTGTATCATTGTAGGATCCTCTGTTACCCTTGTTGTTAATTGTTGAGCTGATTATTGTTCAGTATCCTGCTAGtgataaaaaaatccaaatagaaGCGATTGGAGATTCAGTCctgctctttctttctttttgtaggGATTTTTTTACCCTTCTACCGTTAAAATTCTTTGAATCTCATTGCAGGGTGCCCCTGAAACTATTCAGGATAGGCTCATTGATGTGCCATCATCATATGTTGAGACCTACAAGAAATATACACGTCAAGGGTCTCGTGTTCTGGCTCTTGCTTTCAAGTCTCTTCCAGATATGACAGTAAGACTTTGAGATTTATTTTCTCCCCAGTGGCATAGGATTTTGTTTTCCGCTATGTtgagggtttttatttttttattatttttttataatttgattttattttattttcaggAAAAGTGTGTGTTATGTTTTTTTGTCTTCTAAGAATATAAAGTATTGCTTCAGGTTTAGAATGACAAAATCCATTTCATCTTTTCAAGATTTCAACGTCAAAGAGTTGCCTCAAAAGTGGACAAGTTTTGTTGAGAAATATGCCCAGCTCAGTGTtctctttttagaaaaaaagggggaggggggggggggggattgtAATTTGACACTGTAACTGTTGTTGACTCAATTATAATATACTTGTCTGAAATTTAGTTGTACTTTTGTGTATATAGTTTTATGCAATTCTGGGCAAAGGATAAAATGCATGTGGTTATATTGCCATGTTTGTGAACCCTTTTTCTCTCATTCCTTTACTTCTATATATTTCACTCCTTTGGTTATTTTGGAAAGGATAAAATGTATTTTCTGAAGTTTCTACTTCCTCCTGATATCTGAGAGTTTTGAAATTGGAATTAATATGTAGtaataatattaacaaaaagtCAACCTGAGTCTTGTGTGGTTTTGAAAATTAACTGTTATTACACTTTGATTACTCCCTAACTTTGGAGCTAAATTGAAGTCTAAAGGTGTCGTTTTAGTGGTGAGAATCGCAAAAACTGCCCTTTTTACTCTTCCGATCAAGAACACTATTGGTTTTCCTCTTTCTCAGGCATTAATTCATTAGTTATTCCAATAAATCGTtcaatctatttatatatgtttgtttgacTTGTTGCTTATTTTGTTCCTGCATGAAGGTTAGTGAAGCTAGAAGCCTGGATAGGGATATAGTGGAGAGTGGCCTTACTTTTGCTGGTTTTGCGGTAAACAATAAACTGTTCTATTTACATGCATTATCTATCACTTTCCTATGGTAGAAAAATATTTGCAGCAAATGCTTAAGAGTTGTTtcataccccaaaaaaaaaaaaaaaaaaaaaaaattacaaatgcttGATAGTTGTTACTTatcatatttattgttattaaatGCTCTTAATTTAAATGTCAGGTATTCAATTGTCCTATTAGAGCAGATTCAGCCACAGTCTTGTCCGAACTAAAAGCATCTTCACATGACTTGGTAAgggactttatttttattttttatatacctTACCTATTCTCTTTTTGATTGACAAATAAAACAGGCACCTATACATGATTGAATCTATGACCTCACCCTCAACTCCTTGTTTGTGAGGAGAGAAGTTTAACCCTCTATCAGATCTGTCCAAAAAGGGTGGAACCGTGGAAGTCAGTCATGGTAGCATTGGTTTATCtgttatagattaaaaaaaagttgctaGTGTGATTAAGAGCTGTATTTGGTAATAAGTTTGATTGGTGAAAGTTGCTAGTGTGATTAAGAGCTGTATTTGGTAATAAGTTTGATTAGTGTCTTTTTAGGGatggatttggattttgtaGGTGCGCATCCACATTTATCCCTCAAtccctaaaattttaattttaggctccgtttgttttgatataaaatatttttcggaaaagcaaaaattttcaagtttttggttgtgttcttgatCCTAAAACATTTCCAGTGTTTTTGCTCCTAAAACATTTccagtgtttggttgcattcctAAAAATGCTATGCAAAACATATTTTCTACTACTTCTCCACATGTTCTCATCTCCCaaacacataataataataagtttagattaaaaaaacatgattgGTGACTGGTGGTGGCGACAGGAGACTGGCGACATCAATGCAGGGTGGTGGTTTGGCTGCTGAGTGGGCGTGGGGGGTTCGAGATTGGGCTGATGAGTTTTTGGTGAGGCATAAAATGTTATGATTGCAAATGAAAGCGTAAAACATTTACTCTCAAAAGTGCCTCAATTTTACTGTCAACCCTAAATTGTGATGAGGGGTTGACCAGCAGTTTCAGTCACCCTAAACATCTGCatatgtgaaaaatattttccatcgaAACAAATGGAGCCATAAGAGACTTATTTTTCCCATGAATATCAATTGATAAAACACGCTTACGACAGGATGATCATTCAcatgtttctttttaaattttggcaATTCATCTAATTGATGCTCAAACTTTTAGGCATGGACTGAAGGCCTCTTGTCTTCAGCCTGAAGGTTTTGGTATGGAGACAGTAACTAGTTCCTTTGTGCTCCTTCCactatatttttctttgtttcctttttaaaaaaattctttattatGGAAACTATGCAAACCCCTCCCCCCCAATTCTTATTTTTGTGgcctttttttaatctttatttcaATACTTAGTCCAATCTAAAATCTACACCAATCCTCCTTGCCCCTCATCTGCTTGGGCTACAGCTCAAATTTATATCTAGAAAATAAGTTGTAAATATCTACATGAAGACACTGTTTCCTATTGACAGGTGATGATTACTGGTGACCAAGCTCTGACAGCTTGCCATGTTGCTAGTCAAGTTCATATTGTATCAAAACCAGCATTGATTCTTGGTCCAGCGAGGAACGGTGACGGGTATGAGTGGATATCTACTGATGAGACTCAGATGTTTCAATACAGGTGAAGGTTTTATTCGTTCTTCCCCCTGGTGGCCCCCCTTCTTTCTTATCATGGTTACctctattttgtttaatttgatcCATATTTCATCCTGGCTTTATATCCTATTAAACTTGCATAGGACACTATGTTTGCTTTGAACTCATGTCCTATGGCTTCATGCATCTTATCTCGTATTATGAAGTCATTTAAATAGCTTTACCAGTTTGTTGAGCACTGTTCCAAATTATgatttactttttgttttttggattgaTCTAAGAAGTGTAATTGATTTCAGTGAGAAAGAGGTTGAAGCTTTATCAGAGAGTCATGATCTCTGTGTTGGTGGGGACTGCATTGAGATGTTACAACAGACCTCTGCTGTTTTACAAGTCATTCCTTATGTGAAGGTTCTGATTCATACATATGTCGAACTGGTTGTTGATGTTGTAGCCTTTGTAATGCATATCTGGATTGTTGTCTCAGGTTTTTGCAAGAGTTGCTCCTGAGCAAAAAGAACTGATCATGACCACTTTTAAAACAGTGGGAAGGATAACATTGATGTGTGGGGATGGAACTAATGATGTTGGAGCTCTGAAGCAGGTAATATGTTGCTAAAGATagttatttctttttcatttaatcTTTTCAAGTTTCACggatatttatttttcccaagTCAGAATTCAGAAGTTATCTTTTCTTATAGGATGATATATTACCCTTAACTCCAACCAGATTTCCACCCACAACATTTTTGGTTAAACCACCCTGCCAGAACTGTTAAAACTGATATTTCGATTACACTGCTATTTGCCTATTTATAAGTGACTCCTTTCAGCCAATGATTGTATATACCTGCAAAGTTTACTCAGGTTCTTTTCACTTTGTTTCTGGGTTTACGGAAACAATATTATTTCTGGTGCCATTATTCCTACTTCTGCAGCTATAGGTTTGCACTTTTACCCAATATGGGAAGCTGCTTCTGTTGGCTTTTGTATTAGGACCCTGCCAGAGTAGCTTTAGATTTAGAATTGCagttatctatactactatttaagagaCTTCCCCTGTTTGGGATGAACTTTTCTCtgtttcaaaaatacccttacacTCTACGTTTAAGCACATGCAAGATTGGAGGACAATCTGGTAAAAATACATCTCTAACTcctactaaaacattgcctacaaGACAAGACCACTCTCTTGTTggttttcaaattgctttatccacTTTTCGATTTTGTGTTTTCATCACACCCGtaggtatttttgttattgaaaaATGCAGTCCCGAATTATGATGAATGAAAATGATTaaccttacaaaaaaaatagaatctcACGTGTGTGCTCGgaggctagtgtgtgtgtatatatatatataatgagataCTATTTGCACAAagctagctctctctctctctctctctcacattggATATGCTGTGATTGGAAATTCAGTTGTGGCAAATTTCAGCATGAAGGATTTACATTGTCAATAGACGATATACTTggaaattttcatatatatataatgagatgCTATTTGCACAAagctagctctctctctctatctcattgGTTATGCTGTGATTGGAAATTCGGTTGTGGCAAATTTCGGCATGAAGGATTTACATTGTCAATAGACAATAAacttggaaatttttttctagTTATAATCCTGTAtataccaattaaaaaaaaagtataatccTGTATCTAGTTTTGCCAAATCAGATGCATCAGAAAAAGGTACaatcatgttatttatttttgttttcaggcTGATGTAGGAGTTGCCTTATTGAATGCGGTGCCTCCAAGTCAAAGTGGAAACTCATCCTCTGAAAAATCTAAGGATGAAAGTATGAAGTCCATCAAATCAAAAAAATCGAAGCCCACATTGGAGGCAACTGGAAAGGCTACCATTTTAAATGGAGAAGGCTCTTCAAAAGGTAAAGGTACTACAAGATCAGACACTAACCTTTCAGCTGGTAATCGCCATCTGACAGCTGCAGAGATTCAAAGACAAAagctgaagaagatgatggaTGAGCTAAATGAGGAGGGTGATGGTCATGCAGCTCCTGTTGTCAAGCTTGGTGATGCCTCAATGGCATCACCATTCACTGCAAAGCATGCATCAGTTGCCCCAACCACTGACATAATTCGTCAGGGTCGAAGTACTCTAGTAACTACCCTCCAGATGTTCAAAATACTTGGCCTTAACTGCCTTGCTACAGCATATGTGTTGAGTGTTATGTATTTGGATGGTGTCAAGCTTGGAGATGTCCAGGCTACAATCAGTGGTGTCTTCACAGCTGCCTTCTTCCTGTTTATCTCACATGCCCGTCCCCTTCCCACTCTTTCAGCTGCACGGCCCCACCCAAATGTCTTTTGCTCCTACGTCTTACTTTCTCTCTTGGGACAGTTTGCAATCCACTTATGTTTCTTGATTTCTTCTGTAAATGAGGCTGAGAAACACATGCCTGATGAGTGCATCGAGCCAGACTCCGATTTCCATCCCAACCTGGTGAATACAGTTTCATACATGGTGAGCATGATGATCCAGGTGGCTACTTTTGCTGTAAACTACATGGGCCATCCTTTTAACCAGAGCGTCTCTGAGAACAAACCATTTTTGTATGCCCTCTTGGCTGCTGTTGGTTTTTTCACAGTTATAGCTTCCGATCTATTTAGGGACTTGAATGACTGGTTGAAATTGGTGCCTTTGCCAGTGGGGTTAAGGAATAAGCTACTGATTTGGGCTTTACTCATGTATTTGGCCTGCTACTCCTGGGAGAGACTCTTGAGGTGGGCTTTCCCTGGTAAGGTTCCAGCCTGGAAGAAGCGACAACGGCTTGCTGCATCTAATctagaaaagaagaaacatgTCTGAGTGAATGAAGACTTGATGCGGAGTGGATGGAACTGCATTGGGCATCATTTGAATGGCTCTGCAGTTGGTGCTGATTGTAGCATCAAAAGAGAGCCATAGGGAAGGGATATAGCCAATTGGTCTTACTTTTGTAACTTcaatttgattaaattatgaGGTTTCTTCCTCTTGTAGTGAGAAATTTTGTCtaccaacataaaatattattttgcagAGAAAAATGAATATTAGGCACTAGTCACTACTCAAAAACTGTGATATGAGATACTTTTTGATATAGGAGATTCAAATGAatattttcaactttcaacGCAAATGTATCTGACTTTCTCCCAGATATGGTAaattgtatttcaaaaaaaaaaaaaaaaaaggaaaaaaaaaggttattcgATACTGAGGTTATTCTGTTTTACTCTTTGTTTCATGCTAAAGGGTTCTGTATTCCTGGTTGTTTTCAGCTATGTAATGAATAACCAATAAGATAGGCATaaagttatcaaaaaaagaaaagaaaaaagataggcAAAAAGAATGAAGCAGAATGGTTGAACAATGGCATTgtagttttctctctctctcaaggtaTAAAGTTATGTAAATGAATAACCAATACGACAGGCATAAAGAATGAGGCAGAACGGTGAACGGATGGGTGCATAATATGCACTGCATATAATGGCCCAACTTTTAAGTTAAGTGCAACGCTAAATGCGAGTTGAAACTCCATCTCCATTGTTTCTATATGTACAGTTGCAAAAAGAGTGGAGAACTTTGCCTTAAAACCTGACCAGAATATAATCCTTATGAGTTCATAGAAAGTAGAAGTATTTTACTTACAAATgaacaattctttttttcataaagtGCACAAATCAGTGGTTGGTAAATCATTATTGAGACTGATCTGACTTGTACCTTGAAAATCATCTAccttgtttattaaaaaaaaaaaaaaaaaaaaaaaaaaaaaaaaaatgggggaaAAACAAGGATCTTTAAAATCGTTTTTGAGAGAATGACATTTTTTGACGggtgggttttgtttaaaatcGTTTTAGAAAGAAATTTATGCTACTCAAACCTACTTGTTAGGCCACGAGTTTTATAATTCAACTTTAACAAAGATGTCGAGTTCTAATTCTCTCTCCTCCAACTatcgattatatatatataaataaataaatgagtttAGCTATATAGCTACTCAAAGTTAAGCTGAGATGAGATCATAAACACAATATATTAGGGGACGAAGTAGCGTTAAATCAATGGAACATTACAAGTTTGGAAAGAAACTTATACTACTCAAACCTACTTGCTAGGCCACGAGCTTTATAATTCAACTTTAACAAAGATGTCTAGGTTCTAATTCTCCCTCCTCCAACTatcgattatatatatataaataaatgagtttagctatatagctattcaAAGTTAAGCTGAGATGAGATC of the Quercus robur chromosome 10, dhQueRobu3.1, whole genome shotgun sequence genome contains:
- the LOC126703134 gene encoding probable manganese-transporting ATPase PDR2, with the protein product MLRFHVGGKVVEKVDLLRKSHWAWRLDVWPFAIIYVLWLTTVVPSIDFGDALIVLGGLVALHILVWLFTAWSVDFKCFVQYSKVNDIHHADACKITPAKFSGSKEVVPLHFRKLQAGSSPSSVDLEEIYFDFRKQCFIFSKEKETFFKLPYPTKETIGYYLKSTGHGSEAKAFAATEKWGRNVFDYPQPTFQKLMKEHIMEPFFVFQVFCVGLWCLDEYWYYSLFTLFMLFMFESTMAKSRLKTLTELRRVRVDGQTLMVYRCGKWVKLSGTDLLPGDVVSIGRNSGPNGEDKAVPADMLILAGSAIVNEAILTGESTPQWKVSIMGRGIEEKLSIKRDKSHVLFGGTKILQHTPDKTFPLRTPDGGCVAVILRTGFETSQGKLMRTILFSTERVTANSWESGLFILFLVVFALIAAGYVLKKGLEDPTRSKYKLLLSCSLIITSVIPPELPMELSIAVNTSLIALARRGIFCTEPFRIPFAGKVDICCFDKTGTLTSDDMEFCGVGGLTSSMELESDMSNVSVRTVEILASCHALVYVDNKLVGDPLEKAALKGIDWSYKSDEKAMPKRGSGNAVQIVQRHHFASHLKRMAVVVRIQEEFFAFVKGAPETIQDRLIDVPSSYVETYKKYTRQGSRVLALAFKSLPDMTVSEARSLDRDIVESGLTFAGFAVFNCPIRADSATVLSELKASSHDLVMITGDQALTACHVASQVHIVSKPALILGPARNGDGYEWISTDETQMFQYSEKEVEALSESHDLCVGGDCIEMLQQTSAVLQVIPYVKVFARVAPEQKELIMTTFKTVGRITLMCGDGTNDVGALKQADVGVALLNAVPPSQSGNSSSEKSKDESMKSIKSKKSKPTLEATGKATILNGEGSSKGKGTTRSDTNLSAGNRHLTAAEIQRQKLKKMMDELNEEGDGHAAPVVKLGDASMASPFTAKHASVAPTTDIIRQGRSTLVTTLQMFKILGLNCLATAYVLSVMYLDGVKLGDVQATISGVFTAAFFLFISHARPLPTLSAARPHPNVFCSYVLLSLLGQFAIHLCFLISSVNEAEKHMPDECIEPDSDFHPNLVNTVSYMVSMMIQVATFAVNYMGHPFNQSVSENKPFLYALLAAVGFFTVIASDLFRDLNDWLKLVPLPVGLRNKLLIWALLMYLACYSWERLLRWAFPGKVPAWKKRQRLAASNLEKKKHV